The following coding sequences lie in one Hippopotamus amphibius kiboko isolate mHipAmp2 chromosome 7, mHipAmp2.hap2, whole genome shotgun sequence genomic window:
- the ATOH8 gene encoding transcription factor ATOH8 isoform X2: MKHIPVLEDGPWKTVCVKELNGLKKLKRKGKEPARRANGYKTFRLDLEAPEHGATATATNGLRDRTQRLQPVPARVPARVAPAVPSGGGADTVGERGGARAPEVLDARKRGFALGAVGPGLPTPPPPPPPPPPAPQGQVPGGPEAQPFREPGLRPRILLCAPPARPTPSAPPAPPEPSVRPAAPTRPGESSYSSISHVIYNNHPDSSASPRKRPGEATAASSEIKALQQTRRLLANARERTRVHTISAAFEALRKQVPCYSYGQKLSKLAILRIACNYILSLARLADLDYSADHSNLSFSECVQRCTRTLQAEGRAKKRKE; this comes from the exons ATGAAGCACATCCCGGTTCTCGAGGACGGGCCGTGGAAGACCGTGTGCGTGAAGGAGCTGAACGGCCTCAAGAAGCTTAAGAGGAAAGGCAAGGAGCCGGCGCGGCGCGCGAACGGCTATAAAACTTTCCGATTGGACTTGGAAGCGCCCGAGCACggcgccaccgccaccgccaccaaCGGGCTGCGGGACAGGACCCAGCGGCTGCAGCCGGTCCCGGCCCGGGTGCCAGCCCGGGTGGCGCCGGCCGTTCCCTCAGGTGGGGGCGCGGACACGGTCGGGGAGCGCGGGGGCGCTAGGGCGCCGGAGGTCTTGGACGCGCGGAAACGCGGCTTCGCCCTGGGCGCAGTGGGGCCGGGACTGcccacgccgccgccgccgccgccgccgccgcctcccgcgcCCCAGGGCCAGGTGCCTGGGGGTCCCGAGGCACAGCCTTTCCGGGAGCCCGGCCTGCGTCCCCGTATCTTGCTGTGCGCTCCGCCAGCACGCCCCACGCCGTCGGCGCCCCCTGCGCCCCCCGAGCCCTCAGTGCGCCCCGCGGCCCCCACGCGCCCTGGGGAAAGTTCTTACTCGTCAATTTCACACGTAATTTACAATAACCACCCGGATTCCTCCGCGTCGCCTAGGAAACGGCCCGGCGAAGCGACGGCCGCCTCCTCGGAGATCAAAGCCCTGCAGCAGACCCGGAGGCTCCTGGCGAACGCCAGGGAGCGGACGCGGGTGCACACCATCAGCGCAGCCTTCGAGGCGCTCAGGAAGCAG GTGCCGTGTTACTCGTATGGGCAGAAGCTGTCCAAGCTGGCCATCCTGAGGATCGCCTGCAACTACATCCTGTCCCTGGCGCGGCTGGCCGACCTTGACTACAGCGCGGACCACAGCAACCTCAGCTTCTCCGAGTGCGTGCAGCGCTGTACCCGCACCCTGCAGGCCGAGGGCCGCGCCAAGAAGCGCAAG
- the ATOH8 gene encoding transcription factor ATOH8 isoform X1, giving the protein MKHIPVLEDGPWKTVCVKELNGLKKLKRKGKEPARRANGYKTFRLDLEAPEHGATATATNGLRDRTQRLQPVPARVPARVAPAVPSGGGADTVGERGGARAPEVLDARKRGFALGAVGPGLPTPPPPPPPPPPAPQGQVPGGPEAQPFREPGLRPRILLCAPPARPTPSAPPAPPEPSVRPAAPTRPGESSYSSISHVIYNNHPDSSASPRKRPGEATAASSEIKALQQTRRLLANARERTRVHTISAAFEALRKQVPCYSYGQKLSKLAILRIACNYILSLARLADLDYSADHSNLSFSECVQRCTRTLQAEGRAKKRKLCHLCGLVQVMLHLWTSVASSVK; this is encoded by the exons ATGAAGCACATCCCGGTTCTCGAGGACGGGCCGTGGAAGACCGTGTGCGTGAAGGAGCTGAACGGCCTCAAGAAGCTTAAGAGGAAAGGCAAGGAGCCGGCGCGGCGCGCGAACGGCTATAAAACTTTCCGATTGGACTTGGAAGCGCCCGAGCACggcgccaccgccaccgccaccaaCGGGCTGCGGGACAGGACCCAGCGGCTGCAGCCGGTCCCGGCCCGGGTGCCAGCCCGGGTGGCGCCGGCCGTTCCCTCAGGTGGGGGCGCGGACACGGTCGGGGAGCGCGGGGGCGCTAGGGCGCCGGAGGTCTTGGACGCGCGGAAACGCGGCTTCGCCCTGGGCGCAGTGGGGCCGGGACTGcccacgccgccgccgccgccgccgccgccgcctcccgcgcCCCAGGGCCAGGTGCCTGGGGGTCCCGAGGCACAGCCTTTCCGGGAGCCCGGCCTGCGTCCCCGTATCTTGCTGTGCGCTCCGCCAGCACGCCCCACGCCGTCGGCGCCCCCTGCGCCCCCCGAGCCCTCAGTGCGCCCCGCGGCCCCCACGCGCCCTGGGGAAAGTTCTTACTCGTCAATTTCACACGTAATTTACAATAACCACCCGGATTCCTCCGCGTCGCCTAGGAAACGGCCCGGCGAAGCGACGGCCGCCTCCTCGGAGATCAAAGCCCTGCAGCAGACCCGGAGGCTCCTGGCGAACGCCAGGGAGCGGACGCGGGTGCACACCATCAGCGCAGCCTTCGAGGCGCTCAGGAAGCAG GTGCCGTGTTACTCGTATGGGCAGAAGCTGTCCAAGCTGGCCATCCTGAGGATCGCCTGCAACTACATCCTGTCCCTGGCGCGGCTGGCCGACCTTGACTACAGCGCGGACCACAGCAACCTCAGCTTCTCCGAGTGCGTGCAGCGCTGTACCCGCACCCTGCAGGCCGAGGGCCGCGCCAAGAAGCGCAAG